In the Oreochromis aureus strain Israel breed Guangdong linkage group 14, ZZ_aureus, whole genome shotgun sequence genome, one interval contains:
- the tmem160 gene encoding transmembrane protein 160 — translation MAFLTLFMRRQLPQAVCHYARLVKQFRPPAAGATLRRLHGSARQRVADKGPWGKSRGPEQQQYQLTDLDKADALMLRKSHETGFLSWFRNGLLATGIGVIAFVQSDVGREAGYAFFILGGACVSFGGASYIGSLFALRRMMLLSVPALLLQGAVVGSVALFWLCAVSLYIGRLEVEIIHEGEEGEDEEECRECRERREHRGYRGPRDNEDSDGKGQNK, via the exons ATGGCTTTCTTGACTTTGTTCATGAGAAGGCAGCTGCCGCAGGCCGTGTGTCACTACGCCCGGCTGGTGAAGCAGTTCCGGCCGCCGGCCGCCGGTGCCACGCTGCGGAGACTGCACGGCTCAGCCCGGCAGCGGGTCGCGGATAAGGGGCCGTGGGGGAAGAGCCGGGGGCCGGAGCAGCAGCAGTACCAGCTCACAGACCTCGACAAAGCGGACGCTTTG aTGCTGAGAAAGTCCCATGAAACAG GCTTCCTCTCGTGGTTCAGGAACGGCCTGCTGGCGACCGGGATCGGAGTCATCGCGTTTGTCCAAAGTGATGTGGGACGAGAAGCAGGATATG CCTTCTTTATCCTGGGAGGTGCGTGCGTGTCGTTTGGCGGTGCCTCGTATATTGGCAGCCTCTTTGCCTTGCGGAGgatgatgctgctgtctgtgccAGCACTGCTGCTCCAAGGAGCCGTGGTGGGCAGCGTCGCCCTCTTCTGGCTCTGCGCTGTATCGCTCTACATCGGCCGATTAGAGGTGGAGATCATCCACgagggagaggagggagaggatgaagaggagtgCCGAGAGTGCCGGGAGAGGCGCGAACACCGGGGTTACCGTGGGCCCCGCGACAATGAGGACAGTGACGGCAAGGGGCAAAACAAGTAG
- the egln2 gene encoding prolyl hydroxylase EGLN2 yields MESLEQTDLVNPARGSVAVSDSQDRGANSRQFVSGPTEIHHTHRADMGLNGLCAAPVGSPTAAELLADLASQTDSPGITTPTKQCKTGVPLYNGGVVSPSATVEGNHSGVLAQTPNGYPAQVKGVEGQTEGPGYPLTSRACLMENGDWTAHEKHPSVTRRLNGDLKTRQAQQQKKRCGENREIGPETVNNQSVGSPGPGGSVDPVFASMDSDCKRRRLVDGGVASKSTETSRVARAVAPLSVAVNCGNSSHCNQSASLTPTAPHNNQHSGHSKVASSGLPAAPGVHAARNPPLPAGTGWSAERIAKQYIVPCMRYYGICVKDNFLGSQLGDRVLEEVETLNQSGKFRGGQLVSQKNIPSLNIRGDQIAWVEGKEPGCENIGVLMAHIDEAVMYSSANGQLGNCVINGRTKAMVACYPGNGAGYVRHIDNPNGDGRCITCIYYLNKNWDAKKQGGLLQIYPEGKNVVAKVEPLFDRLLIFWSDRRNPHEVRPAYSTRYAITVWYFDAKERAEAKEKYRLATGQKGVQVPVTQNSRT; encoded by the exons ATGGAGAGTTTGGAACAGACGGACCTTGTAAACCCAGCCCGCGGATCCGTCGCTGTTTCAGACTCGCAGGACAGAGGAGCGAACAGCAGGCAGTTTGTCAGCGGACCGACAGAGATTCACCACACGCACCGGGCGGACATGGGGCTTAATGGCTTATGTGCGGCGCCGGTCGGCAGTCCAACCGCGGCGGAGTTGCTCGCGGATCTAGCCTCTCAGACTGACTCCCCGGGAATCACCACCCCGACGAAGCAATGCAAAACCGGCGTGCCGCTCTACAACGGCGGGGTGGTGTCGCCTTCTGCAACTGTAGAGGGCAACCACTCAGGCGTTTTGGCTCAGACGCCAAATGGTTACCCTGCCCAAGTAAAGGGGGTGGAGGGGCAAACGGAGGGCCCCGGGTACCCTCTCACCAGCAGAGCCTGCCTGATGGAGAACGGGGACTGGACTGCTCATGAGAAGCACCCGTCAGTAACGCGGAGACTCAATGGTGACTTAAAAACCAGACAGGcacaacagcagaaaaagagatgTGGGGAGAATCGGGAGATTGGGCCAGAGACTGTTAACAACCAGAGCGTGGGGTCACCCGGACCAGGAGGTTCTGTGGACCCGGTATTTGCTTCAATGGACTCGGACTGTAAGCGGAGAAGGTTGGTAGATGGAGGCGTTGCGAGCAAATCTACAGAAACCAGCAGAGTGGCTCGAGCAGTCGCTCCTCTCTCAGTTGCTGTCAACTGTGGCAACAGTTCCCATTGCAACCAGTCGGCTTCCTTAACCCCCACTGCCCCTCATAATAATCAGCACAGTGGGCACAGTAAGGTGGCATCTTCAGGCCTTCCAGCTGCACCCGGGGTACATGCTGCCCGTAACCCACCACTTCCTGCAGGGACTGGCTGGTCAGCAGAGCGCATAGCCAAGCAGTACATCGTCCCCTGCATGAGGTATTATGGGATTTGTGTAAAGGACAACTTCCTGGGCTCCCAGCTGGGCGACAGAGTCCTGGAAGAGGTGGAGACTCTAAATCAGAGTGGGAAGTTTCGCGGTGGGCAGCTGGTGAGCCAGAAGAACATTCCCTCCCTTAACATCAGGGGCGACCAGATCGCCTGGGTGGAGGGGAAAGAGCCCGGGTGCGAGAACATCGGAGTGCTGATGGCTCACATAGATGAGGCCGTCATGTACAGCTCTGCCAATGGACAGCTGGGGAACTGTGTCATCAACGGACGCACTAAG gCCATGGTTGCCTGTTACCCAGGTAACGGGGCAGGGTACGTGCGCCACATTGACAACCCTAACGGTGATGGACGGTGCATCACCTGTATCTACTATCTTAACAAGAACTGGGACGCCAAg AAACAAGGCGGGTTGCTGCAGATCTATCCTGAAGGCAAAAATGTGGTAGCCAAAGTTGAACCTCTCTTCGACCGGCTGCTCATCTTCTGGTCTGACCGCAGGAACCCACATGAAGTTAGGCCAGCCTACTCAACTCG CTAtgccatcacagtctggtactTTGATGCcaaagagagagcagaggctAAAGAGAAATACCGATTGG CAACAGGACAGAAAGGTGTTCAAGTGCCTGTCACTCAAAACAGCAGGACATAA